A window of Sphingorhabdus lacus contains these coding sequences:
- a CDS encoding ATPase, which produces MPQIAQILETYASQFFWLLIVFGLIYFTIGKGMLPKIEANMDARDRKIADDLAAAERARAEADNLGDSGEADLAAARLVAQAKANEAKAKAAKDAEQRLAKADAEVGVKLAAAEADLAKASAAAMASIESVAAEAAADIVAKVSGAKVSAAQAASAVKAVMANG; this is translated from the coding sequence ATGCCTCAAATTGCTCAAATTCTTGAAACCTATGCGTCGCAGTTTTTTTGGCTGCTGATTGTCTTTGGTCTGATCTATTTCACGATCGGCAAAGGCATGTTGCCAAAGATTGAAGCGAATATGGACGCACGTGATCGCAAGATTGCGGACGACCTTGCGGCCGCAGAACGCGCTCGCGCCGAGGCGGATAATCTGGGCGACAGCGGAGAAGCCGATCTTGCCGCAGCCCGTTTGGTTGCGCAGGCAAAGGCGAACGAAGCAAAGGCAAAGGCTGCGAAGGATGCTGAACAGCGTCTTGCCAAGGCGGATGCGGAAGTCGGCGTTAAGCTGGCGGCGGCTGAAGCCGACCTTGCAAAGGCAAGTGCCGCTGCGATGGCCAGCATCGAAAGTGTTGCAGCAGAAGCTGCAGCCGACATCGTTGCAAAGGTCTCGGGCGCAAAGGTAAGTGCGGCGCAAGCCGCATCGGCAGTGAAAGCGGTAATGGCAAATGGCTAA
- a CDS encoding YdbH domain-containing protein: MQEPADTGITMDSAPEPFRGWRWKHIIFATVAALFVGLVLIAWAQRNTIADRFVQSELQSRGIRATYSIDQIGFRTQRIRNLVIGDPARPDLTAEEVEVDVALNFSGASLRDVRAKGVSLRGRYADGKLSFGELDKFTDPTSKEPFEWPDIGLVIKDAKARIETPWGNIGVGLSGRGLLRNQFAARLSLRSTAIAAGGCRAPAVAFDGKLLLEWRQPRLIGPLSASSLGCTAQGLAVAAPKLDVDVKLSERLDKWVGDVGFAAATIRYPGIAATAPKGVVSVDGGMRRTNFTLALEKAGLRSAPLTVPRLSLNAKGYGGLNDGKFALSARGDMAVASGSLDRGSLGSLRALVAQTRDTPVGPLLARIAPVVERAGDRFDGNLEFDAFRDFQGRMGATISSLALKSGSGAQLRQNSPLVIQSSSSGWRIGAPVQLALGGRDVPNATLSLRPAAGSQWAGNLTVAPFTGGAARLAIPALAFSGSPGSAWRFNGQALVSGPIPNGFVSGMQLPLSGRYDGQGLALYESCQSVRFDSLKIANVALRSQSLRLCPDGGRPVFSTGNGRTRFAANLPNLAVRGNLGSAPLSAKSASIRFSLDEGFVARDVAVTLGQEESATDFTVAELTGRFGGGGMSGTLQGGSGQIGNIPLLIDEAAGNWRYLNNALTLDSNLQVLDAEQVDRFQPVRVPDMLLTLENSIITAIGNITEPETGTRVAGVDIRHSLNDSSGRALLAVDDLRFTQRFQPSLLTPLVLGVFANVDGVVNGDGRIEWDSQGVRSSGRVATTGMNLAAAFGPVEGLTTEMVFTDLLGLETGPSQIATIASVNPGIPALNGSIRYQLLPDQQVRIESGRWPFAGGELLLEPTTLDFGVEKERRLTFRVVGVDAEQFLAGYDFQNLRVTGVFDGTLPMIFNQDGGRIVGGALVSRPGGGEVSYLGELAYEDMGTFGNFAFQALRSIRYSSLTIGVGGELDGEIVTDISFTGLQQGSGAKRNFITKQLARIPIKFNVTITAEFMALINKVRDYYDPSLFVQRELPGLMEKRREGASEPSSSNDSPVKKDEQTDE; encoded by the coding sequence ATGCAGGAACCTGCCGACACCGGTATAACCATGGATAGCGCGCCCGAACCCTTTCGCGGCTGGCGGTGGAAGCACATCATATTTGCCACCGTTGCGGCGCTTTTTGTCGGCCTGGTGTTGATCGCATGGGCACAGCGTAACACCATTGCGGACCGTTTCGTACAAAGCGAACTGCAAAGCAGAGGTATTCGTGCAACCTACAGCATCGATCAGATCGGCTTTCGCACCCAGCGTATCCGCAATCTGGTCATCGGCGATCCAGCACGCCCCGATTTGACCGCCGAAGAAGTTGAAGTCGACGTTGCCCTCAATTTTTCCGGCGCGAGTTTGCGCGATGTCCGCGCCAAGGGTGTTTCGCTGCGTGGGCGCTATGCCGACGGAAAGCTGTCCTTCGGTGAACTCGACAAATTCACCGACCCCACATCGAAGGAGCCTTTTGAATGGCCTGACATCGGGCTCGTCATCAAAGACGCAAAGGCGCGGATTGAAACGCCATGGGGGAATATAGGTGTCGGGCTAAGCGGTAGGGGGCTGCTCCGCAACCAGTTCGCCGCCCGACTCTCTTTGCGCTCGACCGCCATCGCCGCCGGTGGATGCCGCGCGCCTGCGGTCGCCTTTGACGGAAAGCTGTTGCTTGAATGGCGGCAGCCGCGTCTGATCGGACCATTGTCCGCATCTTCTTTGGGCTGCACGGCGCAGGGATTGGCCGTTGCAGCGCCCAAATTGGATGTCGATGTCAAATTGTCCGAGCGTCTGGACAAATGGGTAGGGGATGTCGGATTTGCCGCAGCCACCATCCGCTATCCCGGCATTGCCGCGACTGCGCCAAAGGGTGTCGTTTCGGTCGATGGTGGAATGCGCCGGACCAATTTTACGCTGGCTTTGGAAAAGGCAGGCCTGCGGTCGGCGCCCTTGACCGTTCCACGCCTGTCGCTGAATGCGAAGGGCTATGGAGGTCTTAACGACGGCAAATTCGCTCTGTCAGCCCGCGGAGACATGGCAGTTGCCAGTGGATCTCTGGACCGCGGATCATTGGGAAGCCTGCGCGCCTTGGTTGCGCAGACACGGGATACACCGGTAGGGCCGCTGCTTGCGCGTATTGCACCGGTCGTTGAGCGGGCAGGGGATCGCTTTGACGGCAATCTCGAATTTGATGCCTTCCGCGATTTTCAGGGGCGGATGGGCGCGACCATTTCGTCGTTGGCACTCAAAAGTGGTTCGGGCGCGCAGCTTCGCCAGAATAGTCCGCTGGTGATCCAGTCTTCTTCATCCGGTTGGCGGATCGGTGCGCCTGTCCAACTGGCGCTCGGTGGACGGGATGTTCCGAATGCCACGCTTTCCCTGCGTCCGGCTGCCGGATCGCAATGGGCTGGTAATTTAACGGTCGCGCCTTTTACAGGCGGGGCGGCCCGGCTGGCTATACCTGCATTGGCATTCAGCGGCAGCCCGGGCAGCGCGTGGCGCTTTAACGGTCAGGCTTTGGTGTCGGGACCGATACCGAACGGATTTGTCAGCGGCATGCAATTACCCCTGTCGGGCCGCTATGACGGGCAAGGGCTCGCGCTTTATGAAAGCTGCCAATCGGTCCGTTTCGATTCCCTGAAAATCGCCAATGTCGCCTTGCGATCGCAGAGCCTGCGGCTTTGCCCTGACGGGGGAAGACCGGTTTTTTCAACCGGCAATGGGCGGACCCGTTTTGCTGCGAACCTGCCGAATTTGGCGGTGCGCGGCAATCTGGGCAGCGCGCCCCTTTCAGCAAAAAGCGCGTCCATCCGGTTCAGTCTGGACGAAGGTTTTGTGGCGCGTGATGTAGCGGTCACTCTTGGCCAAGAGGAGAGCGCCACCGATTTTACCGTGGCGGAACTGACGGGCCGATTTGGCGGGGGCGGTATGAGCGGCACGTTGCAGGGCGGTTCCGGGCAGATCGGGAATATCCCTCTTCTGATCGACGAGGCGGCAGGCAATTGGCGTTATCTGAACAATGCGCTGACGCTGGACAGCAATCTGCAAGTGTTGGATGCCGAGCAGGTGGACCGGTTCCAGCCGGTGCGCGTTCCCGACATGCTGTTGACGCTGGAAAACAGCATTATCACTGCAATTGGTAACATTACAGAGCCGGAAACAGGCACGCGCGTTGCCGGAGTCGACATCCGGCATTCGCTGAACGACAGCAGCGGGCGAGCCTTATTGGCCGTCGATGATTTGCGGTTTACCCAACGCTTCCAGCCGTCCTTGCTTACACCCTTGGTGCTGGGTGTCTTTGCAAATGTCGATGGCGTCGTGAACGGAGACGGCCGTATTGAATGGGATAGCCAGGGGGTTCGGAGCAGCGGACGCGTGGCGACCACGGGCATGAATCTCGCGGCGGCTTTTGGTCCGGTTGAAGGACTGACCACCGAGATGGTCTTCACCGATCTTCTTGGTCTGGAAACCGGACCCTCGCAGATTGCCACAATAGCTTCCGTCAATCCGGGCATCCCGGCCCTGAACGGGTCGATCCGATACCAATTGCTCCCTGACCAGCAGGTCCGCATCGAATCCGGACGTTGGCCCTTTGCAGGAGGCGAGCTCTTATTGGAGCCGACGACGCTTGATTTCGGGGTTGAGAAAGAACGGCGGCTGACTTTTCGGGTAGTGGGCGTCGACGCGGAGCAGTTCCTCGCAGGCTATGACTTCCAGAATTTGCGTGTGACCGGCGTTTTCGATGGCACCTTACCCATGATTTTCAACCAGGACGGCGGCCGGATTGTCGGCGGGGCGCTGGTGTCCCGTCCCGGGGGCGGGGAGGTGAGCTATCTGGGGGAATTGGCGTATGAGGATATGGGGACCTTCGGCAACTTTGCGTTCCAGGCGCTGCGGTCCATTCGCTATTCGTCGCTAACCATCGGTGTTGGTGGTGAGCTGGACGGAGAGATCGTCACGGATATCAGCTTCACTGGCCTGCAACAGGGTAGCGGGGCGAAGCGCAATTTCATTACGAAGCAACTGGCGCGGATACCTATCAAATTCAATGTGACAATCACGGCGGAGTTTATGGCACTGATCAACAAAGTCAGGGACTATTACGACCCCAGTCTTTTTGTTCAGCGGGAGCTGCCGGGACTGATGGAAAAGAGACGGGAAGGGGCGTCTGAGCCGTCTTCGTCAAATGATAGCCCTGTTAAGAAAGATGAACAAACTGATGAATGA
- a CDS encoding alpha/beta fold hydrolase, with protein MPTINANGIEIYYEEAGAADAPVILLVMGLGTQMIAWPDDLIQGLVAKGFRVIHYDNRDVGLSQRMDGAPAGSLVWAMLASRFGLPVKTAYSLTDMAKDGVALLDALGISRAHIVGASMGGMIVQLMAAHHPDKVHSMTSIMSSSGKPGLPGPRADIRKRLMAPRPSNPTREEAVRLGAEALESISFADPARPPSAYAEMAARAFDRGYYPVGMKRQLLAIVADGSRVDRLKSIKVPTLVVHGGADPLVPKEGSEDIARHIAGARLEIIDDMAHDLPPSQVGRMTDLIASHAASVR; from the coding sequence ATGCCAACCATCAACGCCAACGGCATCGAGATTTATTATGAAGAAGCGGGCGCGGCTGATGCGCCGGTAATACTTCTCGTCATGGGCCTGGGGACGCAGATGATTGCCTGGCCGGATGACCTGATCCAGGGGCTGGTCGCCAAAGGTTTCCGGGTGATCCATTATGACAACCGCGACGTCGGATTGTCACAGCGCATGGATGGTGCCCCGGCGGGAAGCCTTGTGTGGGCCATGCTCGCGTCACGTTTCGGCCTGCCTGTGAAAACCGCCTATAGCTTGACGGACATGGCGAAGGATGGCGTAGCATTACTGGATGCCCTGGGCATCTCCCGCGCGCACATTGTCGGGGCCTCCATGGGCGGAATGATCGTGCAATTGATGGCGGCACATCATCCGGACAAGGTGCACAGCATGACATCAATCATGTCCTCCAGCGGCAAGCCCGGTCTGCCCGGACCGCGAGCTGACATCCGCAAACGTCTGATGGCACCGCGGCCGTCCAATCCGACGCGCGAAGAGGCGGTCCGACTGGGTGCCGAAGCGCTCGAATCCATCTCCTTTGCGGATCCGGCACGCCCGCCGAGCGCCTACGCCGAAATGGCCGCGCGGGCGTTTGACCGTGGCTATTATCCGGTGGGCATGAAGCGGCAGCTCCTCGCCATCGTCGCGGATGGCAGCCGGGTCGACCGGTTGAAATCGATCAAGGTGCCGACCCTCGTTGTGCATGGCGGTGCGGACCCGCTGGTGCCGAAAGAAGGCAGCGAAGACATTGCCCGCCATATCGCCGGTGCCCGACTGGAGATAATCGACGACATGGCGCACGACCTGCCACCGTCGCAGGTGGGCCGCATGACGGACCTAATCGCCAGCCATGCGGCCTCTGTGCGCTAA
- a CDS encoding YnbE family lipoprotein, whose amino-acid sequence MNDPFSKGKADMTHMQRQLTNRMDSAIRRNMGKAILVLTPIMLSVLSGCVQVTAPDKPIVINLNIAVRQEILLKLSAASEKVIEENPEIF is encoded by the coding sequence ATGAATGACCCATTCAGCAAGGGGAAAGCGGACATGACGCATATGCAACGGCAATTGACGAACCGCATGGATAGTGCGATTCGCCGTAACATGGGGAAAGCGATACTCGTTCTGACACCGATCATGCTCTCAGTATTGTCCGGCTGCGTCCAGGTAACCGCGCCCGACAAACCGATAGTGATCAACCTTAACATCGCGGTTCGGCAGGAAATTCTGCTAAAATTATCCGCGGCGTCCGAGAAGGTGATTGAAGAGAATCCGGAGATATTTTGA
- a CDS encoding F0F1 ATP synthase subunit C, producing MDAEAAKLIGAGLAAIGAGLAAGGVGNVFGSFLQGALRNPAAADGQQGRLFIGFAAAELLGLLAFVVAMILIFVA from the coding sequence ATGGACGCAGAAGCAGCAAAGTTGATCGGTGCCGGTCTTGCAGCAATTGGTGCCGGCCTTGCCGCCGGTGGTGTGGGTAACGTCTTCGGATCGTTCCTTCAGGGCGCTCTTCGCAATCCTGCAGCGGCTGATGGCCAGCAGGGCCGTCTGTTCATCGGCTTCGCGGCTGCTGAACTTCTCGGTCTGCTCGCATTCGTCGTCGCTATGATCCTGATCTTCGTTGCTTAA
- a CDS encoding YdbL family protein — MKESVEMVIAALLLGATASGAIAFQSGRDPAYQGARESGLVGEKADGYLGFVTPPSPAIKALVDDINIKRKAAYSKEALANGATVEEMALRSGCRLIAERTVAGEKYQTPGGQWKTRDAGRPELDPRCP, encoded by the coding sequence ATGAAAGAGTCAGTTGAAATGGTCATTGCCGCATTGTTGCTTGGCGCTACGGCGTCGGGTGCAATTGCGTTTCAGTCTGGGCGTGATCCGGCATATCAGGGCGCGCGCGAAAGCGGGCTGGTCGGTGAAAAGGCCGATGGATATCTCGGCTTCGTGACCCCGCCATCGCCCGCCATCAAGGCGCTGGTCGATGATATCAACATCAAGCGCAAGGCGGCCTATTCCAAGGAAGCACTCGCCAATGGCGCGACGGTTGAGGAAATGGCGCTACGCAGCGGATGCCGCCTGATCGCCGAACGCACCGTTGCCGGCGAGAAATACCAGACCCCCGGCGGGCAGTGGAAAACGCGCGACGCCGGACGTCCTGAACTCGACCCGCGCTGTCCCTGA
- a CDS encoding F0F1 ATP synthase subunit B has translation MSASSSSKIGEAEKALDMLENDEVPATHAGTQAHGGEEHATPSALGFDATMLVALAMIVVIALALWKKVPAMIGAALDKQISGIKEQLDQATALRAEAEAIKAEYEAKAKQAATDAEAMKAAAEEEAKLIVAQAKEDATALIGRRAKAAEEKIAAAERAAIADVRAKAASAAAAAAAQLIATHHDAKADATLIDESINSLN, from the coding sequence ATGAGTGCATCGTCTTCGTCCAAGATCGGGGAAGCCGAGAAGGCACTCGACATGCTTGAAAATGACGAAGTGCCTGCGACACATGCCGGCACACAAGCGCATGGCGGTGAAGAGCATGCCACGCCATCTGCACTTGGATTTGATGCGACCATGCTTGTCGCGCTCGCCATGATTGTGGTGATTGCGCTGGCGCTTTGGAAAAAAGTACCGGCAATGATCGGCGCTGCGCTCGACAAGCAGATTTCGGGTATCAAGGAACAGTTGGACCAAGCCACCGCTCTGCGTGCCGAAGCTGAAGCCATCAAGGCTGAATATGAAGCCAAGGCGAAGCAAGCTGCAACAGACGCAGAAGCCATGAAGGCGGCGGCTGAAGAAGAAGCCAAGCTGATTGTTGCACAAGCGAAAGAAGACGCCACCGCGCTCATCGGACGCCGCGCCAAGGCAGCCGAAGAAAAGATTGCAGCCGCAGAACGCGCCGCCATCGCCGACGTTCGCGCAAAGGCAGCCAGCGCGGCTGCTGCGGCGGCAGCTCAACTGATTGCCACGCATCACGATGCAAAGGCGGATGCCACGCTCATTGACGAGTCGATAAACTCGCTGAATTGA
- a CDS encoding F0F1 ATP synthase subunit A: MHQFQIEPLAPLNIGGYDVSFTNSSLFMMIVLGALWLFMWGGMKRDLVPGRWQMAVEGVTGFVNNMVSSSVGPEGKKYVPLVFSLFMFILMANFMGMMPFGIVPGVHPFTVTSHLTVTAVLAVLSFGTVLVVGFWRHGLHFFSLFVPHGTPWWLLWLIPLIELFSFLIRPFSLALRLFVAMTAGHVLMKVLAGFVINGLNAQAAWVPLVVSIPSFILMIGITLLELLVCAIQAYVFALLTSLYINDAVNLH, encoded by the coding sequence ATGCACCAATTCCAGATTGAGCCGCTCGCGCCGCTCAATATTGGCGGTTATGACGTCTCCTTCACCAACTCATCGTTGTTCATGATGATCGTCCTCGGCGCTCTCTGGCTCTTCATGTGGGGCGGAATGAAGCGCGATCTGGTCCCCGGCCGCTGGCAAATGGCGGTCGAAGGCGTAACCGGCTTCGTCAACAACATGGTTTCTTCCAGCGTCGGTCCCGAAGGCAAGAAATATGTGCCTTTGGTGTTCTCGTTGTTCATGTTCATCCTGATGGCGAATTTCATGGGCATGATGCCATTCGGTATCGTTCCTGGCGTCCATCCTTTCACGGTAACCAGCCACCTGACCGTCACGGCCGTATTGGCAGTGCTCAGCTTCGGCACGGTATTGGTCGTCGGTTTCTGGCGCCATGGTCTCCACTTCTTCAGCCTCTTCGTCCCGCACGGCACACCTTGGTGGCTGCTGTGGTTGATCCCGCTGATCGAGCTTTTCTCGTTCCTGATCCGTCCTTTCAGCCTCGCACTTCGTTTGTTCGTGGCAATGACCGCCGGACACGTGCTGATGAAGGTGCTCGCCGGTTTCGTCATCAACGGTTTGAATGCACAGGCTGCATGGGTGCCGCTGGTGGTCAGCATACCGTCGTTCATTCTGATGATCGGCATCACCCTGCTTGAGCTGCTCGTGTGCGCCATTCAGGCTTATGTTTTCGCGCTTTTGACCTCGCTCTACATTAACGACGCGGTCAATTTACACTGA
- a CDS encoding YjhX family toxin: protein MNISKQEQRVLHALAQGGSIIHRFDERGHIVEVDCMNRDGWRLADCTLAVFHKLRRRKLIGSLGGAPYRITREGLCAVRSQLDNR from the coding sequence ATGAATATTTCAAAACAGGAACAGCGCGTGCTGCACGCGCTGGCCCAAGGCGGTTCAATTATCCACCGCTTTGACGAACGCGGACATATCGTCGAGGTCGACTGCATGAACCGCGATGGCTGGCGCCTCGCCGATTGCACGCTTGCCGTCTTTCACAAACTGCGGCGCAGAAAGCTGATCGGCAGCTTAGGTGGCGCGCCCTACCGCATTACGCGCGAGGGCCTATGCGCGGTCAGGTCGCAACTCGACAACCGTTAG
- a CDS encoding DUF2167 domain-containing protein, producing MKLSAYVTRAALAFLAITAQPVLAQNDQSATQAQAQFQALPWVEAPQKPQVTDRASIKLPNMVQYLDADGTNKFLRLTGNLPEDDSYTIASKNSNWFAIYSFSDIGYVRDDEKIDADALLQEMKDGDAAQNEARREQGLEPLTTVGWAVPPHYDKVTHNLEYGVILSSPSGQNINYHMRILGRRGVMDAALVTSQETLQSDLAAFREANKGFSFNNDERYAAYKDGDKVSEYGLAALVTGGAAAAVAKTGLFKGLLIFLLKFWKLIALGVVGLLVSLKRFFGFGGDDGSDQDGDNDRYAS from the coding sequence ATGAAATTATCAGCCTATGTGACGCGTGCAGCTTTGGCCTTTCTGGCCATCACAGCGCAGCCGGTTCTTGCGCAAAATGATCAAAGTGCGACGCAAGCACAGGCGCAATTTCAAGCTTTACCTTGGGTAGAGGCTCCGCAAAAGCCGCAGGTGACGGATCGCGCATCGATCAAGTTGCCGAATATGGTGCAGTATCTGGATGCCGACGGGACCAACAAATTCCTGCGGCTGACCGGTAATTTGCCGGAAGATGATTCGTACACCATTGCATCCAAAAATTCGAACTGGTTCGCAATCTATAGCTTTTCTGACATCGGCTATGTGCGCGACGACGAGAAAATTGATGCCGATGCGCTGCTTCAGGAAATGAAGGACGGCGACGCTGCCCAGAATGAGGCGCGGCGTGAACAAGGGTTGGAACCGCTTACGACGGTCGGCTGGGCAGTCCCTCCGCATTATGACAAGGTGACGCATAATCTCGAATATGGCGTGATCCTTTCTTCACCGTCGGGTCAGAACATAAACTACCATATGCGGATTTTAGGCCGCCGGGGCGTGATGGATGCGGCGCTTGTAACTTCACAGGAAACGCTTCAATCCGATCTGGCTGCGTTCCGTGAAGCCAATAAGGGTTTCTCGTTCAACAATGACGAACGGTACGCGGCGTATAAGGATGGCGATAAAGTCTCTGAATATGGCCTCGCCGCGCTGGTCACAGGGGGCGCCGCGGCAGCGGTTGCGAAAACCGGACTATTCAAGGGGCTGTTGATCTTCCTCCTCAAATTCTGGAAGCTGATTGCGCTTGGCGTCGTCGGTTTGCTTGTATCGCTGAAGCGCTTTTTCGGATTTGGCGGCGATGACGGTAGCGACCAGGACGGCGATAACGACCGATACGCCTCATGA
- the uvrC gene encoding excinuclease ABC subunit UvrC: MSKADRPDQPNAASRFNEEKATYAVRGADAPDLETGVAAIRNVLKTLPHKPGVYRMHDARGDVLYVGKARALKNRVNNYVQIDRLPNRLRRMVALTRSMTIVTTNSEAEALLLEAQLIKRYRPAYNVLLRDDKSFPFILLRADHKFPRIQKHRGARRHKGQYYGPFASAGSVNQTLNALEKLFLLRSCSDSFFNNRDRPCLLYQIKRCSAPCVGRIDDGAYADLVADAKAFLDGKSSGVQAKLAAEMEAAAEGLDFERAAMLRDRLKALTFIQGSQAINAQGIGDADIFALAHRNGVMGIQAFFIRGGQNWGHRSFFPSHVSELGEDEVFTSFLAQFYEDVPPARLILLDRELAEADLLAQALSERAERKIEIAVPQRGDRVRLVAQATRNAEEALDRRLAESTTQGKLLQEVADLFELSEPPKRIEIYDNSHIQGTNALGAMVVAGPEGFIKGQYRKFNIKQAATDDDFAMMREVFQRRFGRAQEEDPDRDNGLWPDLVLIDGGKGQMSAVKAALEEIGVEDVPLIAIAKGPNHGREGREIFHFPDGREITLPVNAPVLFYLQRLRDEVHRFAIGAHRTKRSKAITASPLDEVPGIGPSRKKALLMHFGTARAVRSASLEDLQKAPGVSAAVAQTVYDFYHSSG; encoded by the coding sequence ATGTCCAAAGCCGACCGCCCCGATCAGCCAAATGCAGCCTCCCGTTTCAACGAGGAGAAGGCAACCTATGCAGTGCGGGGTGCCGATGCGCCCGATCTGGAAACCGGTGTTGCGGCCATTCGCAATGTCCTGAAAACCCTGCCGCACAAGCCGGGTGTGTATCGGATGCACGATGCGCGCGGCGACGTGCTTTATGTCGGCAAGGCGCGTGCGCTTAAAAATCGCGTGAACAATTATGTGCAGATTGACCGGCTGCCTAACCGGTTGCGACGCATGGTCGCGCTGACGCGGTCGATGACGATCGTGACGACCAACAGCGAAGCCGAAGCCTTGCTGTTGGAAGCGCAGCTCATCAAGCGGTACCGTCCGGCCTACAATGTCCTGCTGCGCGACGACAAAAGCTTTCCGTTCATCCTGTTGCGCGCCGATCACAAATTCCCACGCATCCAGAAACATCGCGGGGCACGGCGGCATAAGGGGCAATATTATGGCCCGTTTGCCAGCGCAGGGTCGGTGAACCAGACACTGAACGCTCTCGAAAAACTGTTTCTCTTGCGCAGCTGCTCGGACAGTTTTTTCAACAACCGCGACCGGCCGTGCCTGCTGTACCAGATCAAGCGATGCTCCGCGCCATGCGTAGGCCGGATTGACGATGGCGCCTATGCCGACCTAGTTGCCGATGCCAAAGCCTTCCTCGATGGCAAATCCTCCGGCGTACAGGCGAAGCTCGCCGCCGAGATGGAGGCCGCTGCGGAAGGGTTGGACTTCGAACGTGCCGCCATGCTGCGCGACCGGCTAAAGGCATTGACCTTCATTCAGGGTAGTCAGGCGATCAACGCGCAGGGCATCGGCGATGCCGATATTTTTGCGCTCGCCCACCGCAACGGCGTCATGGGCATTCAAGCCTTCTTCATTCGCGGCGGACAGAATTGGGGGCACCGCTCCTTTTTTCCGTCGCATGTTTCGGAGCTTGGCGAAGACGAAGTGTTCACCAGCTTCCTCGCGCAGTTTTACGAAGATGTGCCGCCCGCACGTCTCATCCTGCTCGACCGAGAACTGGCTGAGGCCGATTTGCTGGCACAGGCGCTGTCGGAAAGGGCCGAGCGCAAGATTGAAATTGCCGTTCCCCAGCGTGGCGACCGTGTGCGTCTGGTCGCGCAGGCCACCCGCAATGCGGAAGAGGCGCTGGACCGGCGGCTGGCCGAGAGCACTACGCAGGGCAAGCTTTTGCAAGAGGTGGCCGATCTGTTCGAATTGTCCGAACCGCCCAAACGCATCGAGATTTATGACAACAGCCATATCCAGGGGACGAATGCCCTTGGCGCCATGGTCGTTGCCGGGCCGGAAGGGTTTATCAAAGGGCAGTATCGCAAGTTCAACATCAAGCAGGCGGCGACGGACGACGATTTCGCCATGATGCGCGAAGTGTTCCAGCGGCGCTTTGGCCGGGCGCAGGAAGAGGATCCCGACCGGGACAACGGACTCTGGCCGGATCTCGTTTTGATCGATGGCGGAAAAGGACAAATGAGCGCAGTGAAAGCCGCGCTTGAAGAAATTGGTGTCGAAGATGTTCCTTTGATTGCCATCGCCAAAGGACCGAACCATGGGCGCGAGGGGCGTGAAATCTTTCATTTCCCCGATGGACGGGAAATCACCTTGCCGGTGAACGCGCCGGTTTTATTTTACCTCCAGCGTTTGCGCGACGAGGTGCACCGCTTTGCCATTGGTGCGCACCGGACGAAACGGAGCAAGGCGATCACCGCAAGTCCTTTGGACGAAGTCCCGGGTATCGGCCCATCGCGCAAAAAGGCGCTTCTCATGCACTTCGGTACCGCCCGGGCTGTCCGCAGCGCGAGCCTCGAAGATTTGCAAAAGGCACCGGGCGTGTCGGCAGCGGTCGCGCAGACGGTTTATGATTTCTATCATAGCAGTGGATGA
- a CDS encoding AtpZ/AtpI family protein yields the protein MASNNSGQDGNGKSDARLDSLDMQLKAARKAEAVRSGTDQVPAKGMRQGNRVLTELIAGPAGGALVGWLFDRLFDTSPALLLVCMFLGIAVAFRNIIKISNERPE from the coding sequence ATGGCATCGAACAACTCCGGGCAGGATGGCAACGGTAAAAGTGACGCTCGGCTCGATTCGTTAGACATGCAGCTGAAAGCGGCGCGGAAAGCCGAAGCGGTTCGTTCGGGTACAGATCAGGTTCCAGCCAAAGGAATGCGGCAAGGGAACAGGGTTCTAACCGAATTGATCGCAGGTCCTGCAGGTGGTGCTTTAGTGGGCTGGTTGTTTGACCGCCTCTTCGACACTTCCCCTGCGCTTCTGTTGGTCTGCATGTTTTTGGGCATCGCAGTCGCCTTCAGGAATATCATAAAGATCTCCAACGAGCGTCCGGAATAG